Part of the Bradyrhizobium sp. AZCC 1721 genome, TGGGATGAATGGATTCCGCGACCAGCACGCCACGGCGCAGGCCATCGAATAGCCGCGCGGTCAACGTCGTTTCGCCGCGCGTGTTGCCAAGCATGACGGCATCGCCGTCAGCAATCCCGAGTGACGCCGCATCCTCGGGATGGATCATGACGGTCGGACTGCCCTCGCGCGCGATCGACGACGGGGTTTCGTTGAAGCTGGTATTGAGGAAGCTGCGCGACGGACTGGTGGCGAGCCGGAACGGATGCGCCTCATCCGCTTCCTCGATGACCGTCCAGTGGTCCGGCAGCGACGGCATCTGCTCCCACGGACCGAGGCCAGGCTTGCCGGACGGAGGATTCGCCCAATCGGCCTTGAAGTGGAACTTCTTGTCCGGGTGCGCAAAACCGTCGAGATAATGGGAGGTTCGAAAATCCGGTTGGATATCGCGCCAAATATCCGCCTCTAGCGTCTCGATATCGCCGTGACCGCTCTTCTTCAGCGTCGCGTCGATCAGTTCGCGCGGCGTCATCTCAAATCCGGGATGCACGGCATTGAGGCGGCGGCCGAGGCCCTGCAGCACCTCATGGTTGGAACGGCACTCGCCGGGCGGATCGATCAGCTTCGCGCCCACTGAAATATGCTGATGGCCGCCGCCGTAATAGAGGTCATCATGTTCCATGAACATGGTGGCTGGAAGCACGATGTCGGCCATGACCGCCGTCTCGGTCATGAACTGCTCATGCACCGCGACGAACAGGTCCTCGCGCGCAAAGCCCCGGCGCACCAGCGCCTGTTCGGGGGCCACCGTCACGGGATTGGTGTTCTGAATCAGCATTGCCTTGACGGGACCGCCGCCTTTCAAGGCGTCGGCATCGCCGGTGAGGATGCGTCCAATTTTTGATTGGTCGAGCCAGCGGGTCGTGGGATCGATCGCATCGTGGCCCTCGATGATGGATTCGTTGAACTGCCAGATCGAAGCATTGTTGAAGAATGCGCCGCCGCCTTCGTATTGCCAGGCACCCGTCACCGCCGGGATGCACAGCGCCGCATGCATCTGCGTGGCACCGTTGCGGCTGCGGGTGAAGCCATAGCCGAGGCGGAAGAACGCGCGCTTGGTCTGGCCGACCAGGCGCGCAAACGCCTCGATCTCCTCGACCGGTACGCCCGAGATGTTCGAAGCCCAATCCGGCGTGCGCGTCGCCAGATGCGCCTCGAGTTCGTCGGGGCAGTCGGTATAACGATCCATATAGGCGCGATCCGCGTACCCTTCGCGGAACAGCACGTGCATGACGCCGCAGGCGAACGCGCCGTCGGTCCCCGGCCGAAGCAATATCTTGATATCGGCCTGCTTCATGGTGTCGTTGTTGTAGACGTCGACCGCCGCGATTTTGGCGCCGCGCTCCTTGCGGGCACGTGAGGCATGCGTCATCACGTTGACTTGGGTGTTCACCGGATTGGTGCCCCAGATCACGACGAGATCGGAGACGCCCATCTCGCGCGGATCGACGCCGGCGATTTTGCCAGTGCCGATGGCGAAACCGACACGCGCGATGTTGGCGCAGATCGTCGAGTAGAAGCGCGAGTACTTCTTCACATGCGCCAGGCGATTGATGCCGTCGCGCATGACGAGCCCCATGGTACCGGCATAGTAATAGGGCCAGACCGACTCAGCACCGAATTCACGCTCGGCCTGATCGAACCGCGCCGCGACTTCGTCCAGCGCCTCATCCCAGGAAATCCGCGCAAACTGACCGGAGCCCTTCGGTCCGGTGCGGCGCATCGGGTAGAGCAGCCGGTCGGGATGATGAATGCGCTCGGCGTAGCGCGCCACCTTGGCGCAGACGACGCCCGCCGTATAGGTCTGCTGCTTGGAGCCGCGGACCCGGCCGATCGAGCGCCCGTCGATCACTTCGATATCGAGCGCACAGGCCGACGGGCAATCGTGCGGACAGGTGGAATGGCGGATATCGACCTTGGCATGCTGGTTCATGCGTTTCTAGGTAACATCAAACACCGCGGTCGCCGAGAGGGTTTGTCCGACAGTACGTCTGCAAAAACGGCCTTTAGCCATGCATCAGGCGCCCAAATAGGCGCCGCCATTCGTATGGATCGCCTGCCCGTTGATGTAGCGCGCGCCAGACCCGCACAGGAAACGCACGGTTGCGGCGACGTCTTCCGGCAGTCCCCGATTGCCGCTGATGGTCTGATGGGTCAAGTGATGCGCCGGCTCCGGCTTATCCTTCGGCCGCGGCGTGCCGATCAGGCCGGGAACCACGCAGTTCACGGTGATGCCGTCATCAGCGAGGTCGTGCGCCAGCGCGCGGGTCAAGCCGATGATGCCAGCCTTCGCCGTCACTACATGCGCGCGATTTTTTGCCCCCGTGTGCGCGCTGAGGCCACCGATATTGACGATGGTCCCCGCGCCGGACTTTCGCAACGCCGGCAGGCAGGCCTTCACGCAGTGGAACGCGCCATCGAGTGTCACGTCGAGGATTTCGCGCCACGCCGCATAGTCCATCTCGGCGAACGGCTTTTCGCGCCGCAGCGCGGCGTTGTTGACGAGGATATCGATACGGCCGAATTGCTGCACGGCGGCATCCACCATGGCCTGCACTGCGTTAGCATCAGCGACGTCGCCGATATGAACCACCGCCCTGCTGCCGGCGGCCTCGATCTCCTGGGCGACTGCCTCCGCTTCGGTGCGGTTGCTGCGCGCGTTCACCACGACGAACGCGCCGCCCTCCGCCAGCGTCAGCGCAATCGCGCGGCCGATATTGCGGCCTGCGCCGGTGACAATGGCGACTTTGCCGGCGAGTTCTTTGGTCATGAGCCGCTACCCGCGCAATGAGGAAAGATCGATGTGGCCATCATACAGCCCCGCCATCAGCTTCAGCGCCGCGTCGCTTTGCGCGGCGCTCCAGCCGCCATGCTCGGCGTTGAGCAGGAACTTGTCGGTCACGTCCTGCCGCGTCAACGGCTCCTGCGCACCGCCGCGCAGGTACGGCTGCCGCTCTTCCACCACGCTGCCGTCGCGGAGCGTAGCGCGGATGTGGCCGGTGTAGTTGTTCGGATAGGGATTGTCCGGGTCGATCACGAATTTCACCTTGGCGGCCAGCGCCAGCACTTGCTGATCGCGGATCGCGCTTTCGGTGAACGCGGCAAGCCCGACCCCGCCATGCACGAAGCCGGTGGCCAGCAAATAAGGCACGGCGAATTTTGCGGCATACCCGTTGTGCGGATGCTGCTTGTCGGCCAATGGCTCCCACAGCCGATGCACCGTGCCCTCTGCCACCTCGCAGACAATCTCGGCGATATCCTCCGGTCTTACGCCACGTGCGGCCAATCGGCGCGCGCAATCGACATAGGGCTGCGCCATCGTTCCGCATGGATAGGGCTTGAACGCCAGTGTGTCCGTGACCCAGCGCGTACCGAAATCGCCGGTTAGTGCGGCGTAATCGCCCTCCGTGGTGTGCGCGAAGCCGTGGAATAGGCCGTGCACACCCTCGAACACCGTGCGCGGCCCGACGAACCCTCCCCGCGCCAACAGCGCCGCGCGGATGCCTGATTGCGCCGCCCATCCGGCATGCAGCCGTTTGGTCCAGGCGCCTTCGGCGAGGTATTCGATGATGCCGCCGGCCATGCTGCCGGCAATGCCGAGCGCATCGACGATCTGCCTGGCGTTGAGGCCAAGGACAGCACCGACGCCGGCGGCAGCGCCCATCGCGCCGAAGACCGCAGTCGGATGGAAGCCGGCCTTGTGAACCGCTTTGGGCACCACGAGACTCAGCCGACACAGCACTTCGGTGCCCACCGCAATCCCGATCAGCGCCATTCGGCCATCCGGGTTGTGCCGCTCGCAGACAGCAAGCACTGCCGGGACAATCACCGCGCCGGCATGCACCGGACCACCCTCAAAAGTGTCGTCGAAGTCCTCGCCATGCGCGGCGGTGCCGTTGACGAAGGCGGCGCCGGCCGCACTCAGCGTGCGCTTGTGCCCGATCGCCGTGCAGGGACCATCATCGTCGCAACCGGCCAGCGCACTTCCGACGTAGTCCTCGTTGCGCGCGGTAACGCACAGGCCGACCACGTCGATCAGCAGGTCCTCGCATTTGCGGACGGTTTCAGCCGGTAACGCACCAGGCTTCAGTGCGGCGATCCTTTCGGCAAGCGTTTCGGCGACCGAAATCCTGGGCAGTCCGGAGGCCATCCCGGTCAAATGCGAAAGATCTTGGTGTAGCGCGCCTTGATGGCCTCGCTTTCCTTCTCTACTGCCGCGGCGTCGTCCTTCATGGTCTTGATGTCTTTGAGCGGCTTGCGCCCTGCCTTCTCGACGGTTTGAGAATGCACCGAGCGCAGGCCACCGACATCGATGATCAATTGCTGGGCCTCCCGGCTGAGACTGAACGACTGGAACAGTCTTGCCGCATTGGGATTGGGTGCATCCTTGAAGACACCGTTCGGTCCGATGATCAGCGGCGAGCCCTCCGTGGCATAAATCGGCTCGACCGGACGACCCGCTTCCCTCATCTGGAAGATGTTGTATTCGTTGCCGTCGGCCATCACGGCGCGCTCGCCTAGATCGAGCTTCTTCGGCGGATCGGCCGACGACTGCACCTGCATGATGTTCTGCCTGGCGAGCTTTTCGAAGAAGCTCCAGCCGAGATCGCGCTGCATCTGGTAGGTCGCGGTCATGATGGTGCCGCTATAGCCCGGGTGTGCCTTGACGATCTTGCCTTTCCATTTGGGATCGAGCAGATCGGCAAAGCTCTTCGGCGCGTCCTCCGCTTTCACCAAGTTTGTGTTGTAGGCAATGATGCTGAGCCAGACGCGGAAGCTCGCAAACTGACC contains:
- a CDS encoding MmgE/PrpD family protein: MASGLPRISVAETLAERIAALKPGALPAETVRKCEDLLIDVVGLCVTARNEDYVGSALAGCDDDGPCTAIGHKRTLSAAGAAFVNGTAAHGEDFDDTFEGGPVHAGAVIVPAVLAVCERHNPDGRMALIGIAVGTEVLCRLSLVVPKAVHKAGFHPTAVFGAMGAAAGVGAVLGLNARQIVDALGIAGSMAGGIIEYLAEGAWTKRLHAGWAAQSGIRAALLARGGFVGPRTVFEGVHGLFHGFAHTTEGDYAALTGDFGTRWVTDTLAFKPYPCGTMAQPYVDCARRLAARGVRPEDIAEIVCEVAEGTVHRLWEPLADKQHPHNGYAAKFAVPYLLATGFVHGGVGLAAFTESAIRDQQVLALAAKVKFVIDPDNPYPNNYTGHIRATLRDGSVVEERQPYLRGGAQEPLTRQDVTDKFLLNAEHGGWSAAQSDAALKLMAGLYDGHIDLSSLRG
- a CDS encoding ABC transporter substrate-binding protein, which gives rise to MNSISRRNLLKGTGAVLASAAFSTRVMAAAPPPEEVTPALIEAAKKEGKVIYYTSTDLPVAEKLAKAFEAKYPDIAVRVERTGAERLFQRIGQEYSSNIHAVDIVNSSDAAHFIVWKRDGILAPYVPEDVAKFYPAEHKDPDGQFASFRVWLSIIAYNTNLVKAEDAPKSFADLLDPKWKGKIVKAHPGYSGTIMTATYQMQRDLGWSFFEKLARQNIMQVQSSADPPKKLDLGERAVMADGNEYNIFQMREAGRPVEPIYATEGSPLIIGPNGVFKDAPNPNAARLFQSFSLSREAQQLIIDVGGLRSVHSQTVEKAGRKPLKDIKTMKDDAAAVEKESEAIKARYTKIFRI
- a CDS encoding 3-oxoacyl-ACP reductase family protein, coding for MTKELAGKVAIVTGAGRNIGRAIALTLAEGGAFVVVNARSNRTEAEAVAQEIEAAGSRAVVHIGDVADANAVQAMVDAAVQQFGRIDILVNNAALRREKPFAEMDYAAWREILDVTLDGAFHCVKACLPALRKSGAGTIVNIGGLSAHTGAKNRAHVVTAKAGIIGLTRALAHDLADDGITVNCVVPGLIGTPRPKDKPEPAHHLTHQTISGNRGLPEDVAATVRFLCGSGARYINGQAIHTNGGAYLGA
- a CDS encoding molybdopterin oxidoreductase family protein; its protein translation is MNQHAKVDIRHSTCPHDCPSACALDIEVIDGRSIGRVRGSKQQTYTAGVVCAKVARYAERIHHPDRLLYPMRRTGPKGSGQFARISWDEALDEVAARFDQAEREFGAESVWPYYYAGTMGLVMRDGINRLAHVKKYSRFYSTICANIARVGFAIGTGKIAGVDPREMGVSDLVVIWGTNPVNTQVNVMTHASRARKERGAKIAAVDVYNNDTMKQADIKILLRPGTDGAFACGVMHVLFREGYADRAYMDRYTDCPDELEAHLATRTPDWASNISGVPVEEIEAFARLVGQTKRAFFRLGYGFTRSRNGATQMHAALCIPAVTGAWQYEGGGAFFNNASIWQFNESIIEGHDAIDPTTRWLDQSKIGRILTGDADALKGGGPVKAMLIQNTNPVTVAPEQALVRRGFAREDLFVAVHEQFMTETAVMADIVLPATMFMEHDDLYYGGGHQHISVGAKLIDPPGECRSNHEVLQGLGRRLNAVHPGFEMTPRELIDATLKKSGHGDIETLEADIWRDIQPDFRTSHYLDGFAHPDKKFHFKADWANPPSGKPGLGPWEQMPSLPDHWTVIEEADEAHPFRLATSPSRSFLNTSFNETPSSIAREGSPTVMIHPEDAASLGIADGDAVMLGNTRGETTLTARLFDGLRRGVLVAESIHPNKAHIGGQGINMLTGAEAVAPVGGAAFHDNKVWVKKATSASGRKR